Genomic segment of Kibdelosporangium phytohabitans:
CTGGACGGTGCCTTCTCCGGCGCGGTCAGTGAGGCGTTCGGCGCGATGACCGACCCGGCGACCTGGCGGCGCGGCGTGTGGAGCGGGCTGGTCCGTGTCGGTGAGGCGGCGCTGGTGGCGGGACTGGTCGGCCTGGGAACAGGCGGGTTGCTCGGCGCGGCGCTGCCGGTGCTCGGCGCGGGCGCGTCCCGGCTGTGGAACGCCGCCATGAGCCAGGGCATCGACCAGGTCCTGGCCAAGGCAGGGGCGACCGAGACGCTGGCCGCGGCCCGGCGTGCCGCCCAGGCCGGTGACGTGGCCGAGGTGAACCGGCTGCTCGACCAGTTGGAGACGCACCTGTCCGCGGACCAGGCGAGCGCGCTGCGCCACCACCTCAACTCGGAGCTGACCGGCAGACTCGGCTCGGAGGTCGGGGAGGGCGTGCTCGCCGCGCGGCCCGCCGACGGGCACACGATCAAGGTCACCGAGAGCGGCCGGATCATCCGGTGCAGCCGCTGCGACGACATCCTCGACCTGCTCGACGAATACCGCGCGGTGTTCGCCGACAACCCCGGCTACGTCGAGCGGCTCGGCCGGATCGAGGACCTGGCGGACGCCGCCCGCAAGGCCCGCAAAGCCAAGAACCCCAACGCATCGCAGCTCGCCGACCAGGCCGCGGACGACGCCGCCGCGCTGCTGCGTGACGTCCGCACCTCCGCGCAGGCACGCGGCAACCTCGCACGGGAGGGCCAGCCCCTGTCCGGTGCCGGGCGGTTGCCCGCCGAGGTCGTGCAACCGATCAGCCCGGCCCGCATCCAGGAAGGACTCAACAGCCTCGCGGCCCAGCGAGTCCAACGCGGACTCCCGCCCGCCGGCAGTGCCACCGACGTCTCCACGGTCTGCCGCCTCGACATCGGCGGCGAGTCGTTCTACGGCGTCAACGCCCACCACACGACAATGGACCTGCACGTCAACGCCCAGACCGCGACCCACGCCGAAGGACAGGCGTTCCAGCTGGGCGCACGATCCCTGCCCGCGAGCCGCGAAACCCGCGCGGTGCTGTACGTCGACCGGGAACTGTGCCGTGCCTGCGGAGACTTCGGCGGTGTCGAATCCATGGCCAAGCAACTCGGCCTCCTGCAGCTCGACGTGTACACCCCCAACGGCTTGGCTCTGACGCTCGACTTCGCGGGCCGCTGACCGTGCGGTTTCCGTCGGTCATGACGTGACCACTCCGAGCTGCGGCGGCTGTGCCGAGAGGCTCCTGGTGACTGGCTCAAACGCCGCACCCGGCATGGGCGCCCGTGGAATGATCACCGGGTGGTGCCCAACGAGGAATGGTTGTTCGACCGATTTGCCGCACTTTCCGAGCGCAGCGGGTGTGTGCTCACCGCGCTGGACTTCGGTTGCGGCAGCGGACGGATGATCACGCGGAGCCTCGCGGCGGGCGTCGGCGACTTCTGGGGTGCGGACACGTACTACGGCGAGGGCGAGATCTTCACCAACGACGGCGGTGCTGTCGCGGCGGCCACACGCCGGCGGATCAAGGTCCTCGTGCCTGGCGAGCCGTTGCCGTTCGACGACGACACGTTCGACTACGTGTGCTCCAACCAGGTCTTCGAGCACGTGGAGGACCTGCCGTGGACGCTGCGGGAGCTCGCTCGTGTCACCCGCCCCGGCGGGACGCAGGTCCACCTGTTCCCCACGCGGGAGCTGCTCGTGGAGGCACATCTCGGCGTTCCCCTGATCCACCGGCTGCCGGTGGGCAGGCGCGCGGCGTGGGCGCGGAGGTTCTATCCCCGTGCCCACCACGCGAAGGAGACGGCGTCGTTCGAGGAATGGTGGAAGTCGATGGGACCGTTCCTGGCCGAGAACACCTTCTACCGTTCCCGCGGCGAGTACGAAGACGTGCTGGGTCAGCACTTCCGCGTGACGCACGTCGAACGGCAGAAACTCGCGTACCACCTCGGCCGTTCCCGGCTGCGGCCGTTCGCGCGGCTGGTCCCCACCAGGCTCGAGCTGATGCGCGTCGGGATGGCCGTCCATTTACGGCCCTGGTGATGGATTTGTCCGCATTCGGCCTGGTCGTTACAGCAGATGCGTGCTCGGGCGCCTAGTGTCACCCGCTGGGGTGATCGTGGGGGTAAATGGCGGGCACGTTCGCGTGAATTCACGACCGTAGGTAGTCACACTGGGCCATTCTGATGTTACCTATCAGTAGACATGAGAAGGACTCAACACAGGGGTAGAGGTCAGCCATGACCAGTGAGCACGCCACGATCCGCGCCGCGATCCAGTTCGGTCTCCGGGCGCACCCGTCCGGGCCGGTGCGGGTGCGCGCCGAGCTGAGCTACGACACCCGCGACCCGTTCGCGGTGGTCGCCGAGTTCCACACCGGCCGCGGCTCGGTGCGGTGGATCTTCGCCAGGAGCCTGCTGGCCGACGGCCTGATCGCGGGCGCGGGCCTGGGAGACCTGCGCATCGGCCCGGCCACCGACCCCGAGCTGGTGATGTTCGAGCTGTCCACGCCCGACGGCGGCGCCATGCTGGAGGCGCCCGCGCAGCAGCTCGCCGACTTCCTGGACCGGACCTACGACCACATCCCGCCCAGCGAGGAACACGAGTGGTTCGACTTCGACCACGAGATGAGCAAACTCGCCTGACGGTGCCCACCCGGACGGTCCAGTCCGGTCAGCTCCAGACGTAGAAGTGCATCCGGCGGGTGCTCGACGCCGCAACCGTCCCGTCGGGGCGGATCACGTCCGCGACACCGCTGCTGCGTTCGTCGTGGCTGCCGAAGAACGGCGTGCTGTCGGGACGGACGTCGATCACGTTCTGGTCGGGCACCCCGCGGCAGGTCACCGGTGCGGTGGCCGAACCCGTCGCGCTGGGGCGGCCGGGTCTGACCGAGGTGAGCCGGACCTTCAGCGTCCAGCCGCGTTCGCCTTCCGGGCAGTCCACGTCGACGTACGCGGTCGCTTCGCCACCTGAGACGTAGGAGTCGTCGTGCAACCAAGCGGTTCCGGCGGCGTGGGCGGGCAAGGCCGCGGCGAGCAGGAGACCGGCCGTGGCCACAACCACAACGGATCGCATATCCGCACAGTAACCGGATCGTCGCACGCCGGACATCCGTCATAGGGCGCAGCGCAGTCCCTAAACGCCCCACAGCCACCCGGTTGGACGAGTGACCATTTCCAGGCCGGAATTTCGTGGCCGCGTACGAACCAGCGGAGCCGTGCTGCGGCAGGTTCCCTCCATGGGCGCTCCATCGCACGTGTACACCGTGTTGCCGACTCGCACCGTGCAGGGATCCGCATTTCAGTGGGCGCATGAGCCACAGATCGCGCTACCACCGTCCTACGGCAGCGGTGACCGCACGTATCCGGTCTTGTGGGTGACGGACGCGTCGCTGGCTCAACGCCGGCGTCGGCGGGCAGTACCTGCGAAACGCGTTCCCGC
This window contains:
- a CDS encoding class I SAM-dependent methyltransferase, which translates into the protein MVPNEEWLFDRFAALSERSGCVLTALDFGCGSGRMITRSLAAGVGDFWGADTYYGEGEIFTNDGGAVAAATRRRIKVLVPGEPLPFDDDTFDYVCSNQVFEHVEDLPWTLRELARVTRPGGTQVHLFPTRELLVEAHLGVPLIHRLPVGRRAAWARRFYPRAHHAKETASFEEWWKSMGPFLAENTFYRSRGEYEDVLGQHFRVTHVERQKLAYHLGRSRLRPFARLVPTRLELMRVGMAVHLRPW
- a CDS encoding SsgA family sporulation/cell division regulator — translated: MTSEHATIRAAIQFGLRAHPSGPVRVRAELSYDTRDPFAVVAEFHTGRGSVRWIFARSLLADGLIAGAGLGDLRIGPATDPELVMFELSTPDGGAMLEAPAQQLADFLDRTYDHIPPSEEHEWFDFDHEMSKLA